The following coding sequences are from one Triticum dicoccoides isolate Atlit2015 ecotype Zavitan chromosome 4A, WEW_v2.0, whole genome shotgun sequence window:
- the LOC119286621 gene encoding transcription termination factor MTERF15, mitochondrial-like has translation MAFALRALHHRLPRSLHHSNPLSTSASSHDLRELLRIQRILGDPAATTQPPQTQQRPLASSTTDLHRLLHRAAGLSTAEATSLLHRVPNTHRLGHLLQELRGLRLPADEIKNALGSDPDGLLSMEPGEPSRLIELLDELRCRAPIKDQVLSHGVLSAAIATRRRVELLHERGLSRRDALRVISVEPRAILYSLEDVERKVEFLVGRMGFEIGWLVEYPEFLGINLDRSIVPRHNVVEYLASVGGLGDPIEMRHYVRFSRLKFYNLFVKPYPECERIFGGLVRERKDEVRRQHPVGLWKLFKPAKYESTEENVKDMKLVVESLH, from the coding sequence ATGGCTTTCGCTCTACGGGCCCTTCACCACCGCCTCCCCCGCTCTCTCCACCACTCCAATCCCCTCTCCACCTCCGCCTCATCCCACGACCTCCGCGAGCTCCTCCGCATCCAACGCATCCTCGGTGACCCCGCAGCAACCACCCAACCCCCGCAAACGCAACAACGCCCACTAGCCTCCAGCACCACGGACCTGCACCGACTGCTCCACCGCGCGGCCGGCCTCAGCACCGCCGAGGCCACGTCCCTGCTCCACCGCGTCCCTAACACCCACCGCCTGGGCCACCTTCTCCAAGAACTTCGTGGCCTGCGCCTCCCGGCGGACGAGATCAAGAACGCCCTCGGGTCCGACCCCGACGGGCTCCTCTCCATGGAGCCGGGCGAGCCGTCCCGCCTCATCGAGCTCCTGGACGAGCTCCGCTGCCGGGCGCCCATCAAGGACCAGGTCCTCTCTCACGGCGTGCTCAGCGCCGCAATCGCCACGAGGCGGCGGGTAGAGCTCCTGCACGAGCGCGGGCTGAGCCGGCGGGACGCGCTGAGGGTGATCTCCGTTGAGCCCAGGGCAATTTTATATAGCCTGGAGGATGTGGAGAGGAAGGTGGAGTTCTTGGTGGGCAGGATGGGGTTTGAGATCGGTTGGCTGgtggagtacccggagttcttgggGATAAATCTCGACAGGTCGATCGTCCCGCGGCACAATGTGGTGGAGTATTTGGCGTCGGTGGGTGGGCTTGGGGACCCCATTGAGATGAGGCATTATGTGAGATTCAGCCGCCTCAAGTTCTACAATCTGTTCGTGAAGCCATACCCGGAGTGCGAGAGGATTTTCGGGGGCCTAGTCAGGGAGAGAAAGGATGAGGTGAGGCGCCAGCATCCGGTGGGGTTGTGGAAGCTGTTTAAGCCGGCGAAGTATGAGAGCACTGAGGAGAATGTGAAGGACATGAAGTTGGTTGTTGAATCACTTCATTAG